In Hyphomicrobium denitrificans 1NES1, the genomic stretch TTTCACGGCATTTGCCAACGGAATCGATAAAAAGCGCGGCTCCAAGTTTCCGAATTGTTAACTCGCGGCCGTTAACACCTTCTAAAGGTGAATTGGATGTGAACCCGCGTGCTCGGTCGGCACGCCTCAGAGCAGCGTTCCGAACGGAAGCGGGTCCGTGGCCTCTCAATCTTGAAACTTTAGGTTTTCCAGATTCTGAGGATTAGCGTCTGGGTTGAGTCCAGAGTAAATAGGGACAGGCCGCCATGCGTCTCTTGAATATTTCCGCATTTTTCTTTGCGATCGCGAGCGCGCTCCTTCTTTACGGCCTCAACTATGATACCCGGCGTCTCGAAGCTGAAGTGCAGTCAAAAGAGCGCCTCGCCGAGCGCGCCCGAGACGACATCGCGGTCCTGAAGGCTGAACGCGGAACGCTGGCGCGCCCAGACCGGATCGATGCCCTGGCTCGGCAAATCGGGCTTGCTCCTCCTCGCGTCGATCAGTTCGCATCCGGGCGCGAAGTTTCCGACCTCGACGACCATCAGGATCGCGGCAATGGCCGTTGACGGATGCCAGGGGCGTGGCCGTGAAGGCGCTGACG encodes the following:
- the ftsL gene encoding cell division protein FtsL yields the protein MRLLNISAFFFAIASALLLYGLNYDTRRLEAEVQSKERLAERARDDIAVLKAERGTLARPDRIDALARQIGLAPPRVDQFASGREVSDLDDHQDRGNGR